DNA sequence from the Streptomyces sp. CA-210063 genome:
CGAGGGTGTACGGGCGGGTCTACGTCGCGACGAACGGGCGCGGGGTCATCTACGGCGATTCCTCCGACACCGGCGGCGGGGGCGGGGGCGGCGGTACGGATCCGGGACCCGAGCCGGCGGGGGCCTGCGCGGTGACGTACAAGGTCACCAACGAGTGGTCGGGCGGCTTCCAGGCGGATGTGCGACTGTCCAACACGGGCACGAGCGCCTGGACCGGCTGGTCCCTCGGCTGGACCTTCCCGAACGGCCAGACCATCGCCCAGCTCTGGAACGCCGACCACACCCAGTCGGGTTCGGCGGTCACGGCCAGGAACATCAGCTGGAACGGCGGTGTGGCGGCGGGTTCGTCGGTGGGCTTCGGCTTCACCGGCAGCTGGTCGGGGACGAACGGCAGACCGACCGCGTTCAAGCTCGGTGACCAGTCCTGCACGGTGACCTGACACCCGAGCAGGACGTTGGAGAGGGCGCGCGCCGGGGTCGGGCGCGCGCCCTCTTCGAGCCATGTACACCTCGATATATCGACATGTTCATGACTAGCATGGAAAGCCGTTCCACACTGTTCCGCGCACGACTCGCCCGGAAGCCGCCGCAGAAGGAGCCCCTGTGCCGAACCACAGCCGAGTCACGCGTCGCCTCAGTCTGAAGACCGCCCTCGCCGCGGCGGTGCTGCTGCCCCTGTCCCACACCGGAATGTCCGTCGAACCCGCCGCCGCGGCGGAGGAACTCGCCGGCCCCCGTCTCGACACGATGTCGTTCAACCTGCGCTACGCGAGCACCACCCAGCCCAACAGCTGGGCCGTGCGCAGGCCGGTGATGCGGGCACTGCTGCGGCAGGAAGCGCCCCATGTCATCGGTACCCAGGAAGGCCTCCACCAGCAGCTCCTCGACATCGAGGCCGACCTCGGGGCGAACTACCGCTGGATCGGCACCGGACGCGCCGGCGGCAACCGCGACGAGTTCATGGCGGTCTTCTACGACACCCGCCGGCTCGCGCCCGTCGAGCACCAGCACTTCTGGCTCTCCGACACTCCGGAGGTGCCCGGCTCCAACACCTGGGGCGGCGGCTCCATCCGCATGGTCACCTGGGTCCGGTTCCGCGATCTGCAGGATGGCGGCAGAGAGTTCTACTTCCTCAACACCCACCTCGACAACGTCAGCCAGTACGCCCGCGAGCGTTCCGCGGCGCTGATCGCCCAGCGCATCGCCGGGTTCGACCAGTCGCTCCCCCTCGTCGTCACCGGCGACTTCAATGTCGCGGCCCACAGGAACACGGTCTACGACACGATGCTGGGCGCCGGACTCGTCGACACCTGGGACACGGCGGCCGAGCGCGGTGAGCTGTACGCGACCTTCCACGGCTACCGGCCGCTGACGCCGGGCGGCGACCGCATCGACTGGATCCTGGCCACGCCGGAGGTCACGGCGCACCGGGCCTCCATCAACACCTTCTCCCTGAACGGCCAGTTCCCCAGCGATCATCTGCCCGTACAGGCGTCGCTGACGCTGGGCTGAGGTCTCACCGGAGTCCGTGGGCGGGCCGGGCGCCTGAGCCCACCCACGGACCGGTCCCCTACGGCGTGTACACCGTCGGCCTGGGTGCCGTGGGCATCCCGGCGCCGATGAAGAAGCTGGTGTGCGGGGGCTGGTTGTAGGCGGTGTTCTGCCAGGCCAGACCCGTGCGGTACATCGGGTCGTGCAGCAGGGTCGTGATCTTCGTGCCGGTCTCGACCGGGGTCGAGTAGATCCTGAGGGCCGTGTTGCCGCTGGTCCGCCAGACGACCTCCTCGCGCCAGTCGCCGAGGATGTCGCCGGAGAGGGCGGGGGTGGCCTTGGTGCCGTTGTTGGAGGAGACCCCGGAGCCGGTCAGCAGGCGGGTGTCGGAGGAGGTGCCGTACTTGTCGATGCGGGTGCCGTCGAGGAGTTCACGGACCGGGTCGCCGTCCCACCAGGAGAGGAAGTTGACGGAGGAGGGCTCGCGGCCCTTCGTCGCGCCGGCCTCGTCACGGATGGACGTGTCGGAGGCGGACCACATCTCGGGGCCGTCGTTGCCGGCGTGGACGTCCCCGGCGACTCCCCGGCCGTTGTCGCAGCAGGCGGCCAGCTGCCAGCGGATCGCCCCGTTGGCCGGGTTGATGTACAGCTCTGCCGGCTGGGAGGTGGACTCGGAGACCTTGAAGTACTCCAGGCCCGAGGTGGACGGGTCGAGGTCACCGAGGTGCTGCGCGTCCCCGTGGCCCGTCCTGGTGGTCCACAGGGCGTTGCCGTTGTCGTCCACGGCCATCGAGCCGTACACGATCTCGTCCTTGCCGTCGTTGTCGACGTCACCGACGGAGAGGCTGTGCGAGCCCTGCCCGTCGTAGCCTCGGCCGCTGTTGGTGGAGGAGCTGGTGTCGAAGGTCCAGCGGCGGGTGAAGGAGCCGTTCCGCCAGTCCCAGGCGGCGATCACCGAACGGGTGTAGTAGCCGCGCGCCATGATCAGCGAGGGCCGGGCGCCGTCCAGGTACGCCGTCCCGGCGAGGAAGCGGTCCACGCGGTTGCCGTACGAGTCGCCCCAGGACGAGACCGTGCCACGGGCCGGGACGTAGTCGACGCTCTGCATCGCCTTGCCGGTCCGGCCGTTGAACATGGTCAGGTACTCGGGGCCGGACAGGATGTAACCGCTGGAGTTGCGGTGGTCGGCGGAGGAGCTGCCGATGACCGCGCCGGTGCCGTCGACCGTGCCGTCCGCCGTCTTGGCGGCGATCTCGGCCTTGCCGTCGCCGTCGTAGTCGTACACCTGGAACTGTGTGTAGTGCGCGCCCGAGCGGATGTTGCGGCCCAGGTCGATGCGCCACAGACGGGTGCCGTCGAGCTTGATGCCGTCGATGATCGTGTTGCCGGTGTAGCCGGACTGGGAGTTGTCCTTGGCGTTCGTCGGCTGCCACTTCAGGACGAACTCCAGGGCGCCGTCGCCGTCGAGGTCACCCACGGAGGCGTCGTTGGCCTCGTAGGTGTACGCGACTCCGTCCGGGGTGGTCCCGCCGGCGGGGGCGCTGATCGGCACATCCTTGTAGCCGGTGCGGAGTTGGACGGCGTGCACCGAGTCACCCTGTTCCACGCCGCCCACGATCGCGCGGACCGTGTAGTCGGCCTGGGCGGGGGCACCGGAGTGGAAGTAGTTGGTGGAGCCGGTGATCGGCGTCGAGTTGACCTTCGTTCCGGCCCGGTAGACGTTGAACGACACGTCGTTCGGGTCGGTGCCCAGCCAGCGCCAGCTGACCAGGTTGCCGCTGTCGACGTGCACACTGACCACGCCTCGGTCCAGGGCCTCGACCTGGCGGGCGGTGGCGGCCTGGGCGGGCGTGCCGGTGAACGTGGTGAGTCCGGCGGCGACGAGGGCCGCTGTCACAGCCGAGCGCAGGGCTCGGCGTCTGTGGTGCCTCTGCGGGTGCTGCACGTGACGAACCTCCAGAAAGGACGGACGGGTTCCGCCTACCGGTCGCCACCGATCCCGGCCACGTTGCCGTACCTTTCGGCCAGTTCGGCCACCGTTTTGGCCATCCTCCGGCGCAGCTCGGCAGGTTCCAGCACTTCGATGGCCGCGCCCAGCCGCAGGAACTCTCCCTGGGCGTGCTCCACCGACTCGATCGGCACCCGGGCCGTGGTCCAACCGTCGTCCCCAGCACCCCCGTCGACCGGCACGGCCCTGGCGAGGCTCGCGCCCGGCGCCAGCCGGACCAGTGCCTCGCCCCGGTACAGCCGGTCCTGGAAGCCACGCTGGTACGCCGTCCAGTACGCGGCCAGATCGAAGTCGCCGGGGCGGGTGAACTCCTCGTCGGGCGCGGTGAGTTCGAGGATCTGGTCGACGCGGTACGTGCGCGGGGCGGGGCCGGCGACGACGTACCAGCGGCCCGCCTTGAGGACGATTCCGTACGGTTCGAGGCGGCGCCGTACATCGGTGGGCTCGGCCCAGCGGCGGTAGAGGACGTGCAGGACCCGGCTGTTCCACACCGCGTCGGCGACGGCGGGCAGGAACGGGGTGTCGTCGGCCTCCGCGTACCAGCCGGGGGCGTCCAGGTGGAAGCGGCCGGCGACCCGGTCCGCGTGGGCCCGCAGCTCGGCGGGGAGGGCGGCGCGGACCTTCAGCTGGGCGGCCGCCAGGACCGCGCCGAGGCCCAGTTCGGCGGCGGGACCGGGGGCGCCCGCGAGGAACAGGGCTTCGGCCTCGTCGGTCGTCAGGCCGGTGAGGCGGGTGCGGTAGCCGTCGAGGAGGCGGTAGCCGCCGGCGTGGCCCGCGTCGCCGTACAGCGGGACCCCGGCCGCACCCAGCGCCTCCACGTCCCGGTAGACCGTGCGGACGGAGACCTCCAGCTGCTCGGCGAGCTGGGCGGCGGTCATCCGGCCCCGGGTCTGGAGCAGGAGAAGGATCGAGACGAGTCGGCTGGACTTCACTGACACATGGTGTCAGTGAAGCGGCCGTAGCGTCCCGTCATGCCCTTCACCGAGAAGTTGCTGACCGTGCCGCCGCCCATCGAGGTGGCCGGTCGGCGGATCAAGCGCTACCACGTCACCGCCGACCCGGCCGGTATCGCGCCCGACGTCGAGGAGGCGGCGTACGCGATCCTCCCGAAGCTGCTGCCGGAGCCGGACGGGACACCGCCGGCGACGTTCGTCGTGCTGCACCGGGGCGGGGACGACGGCGCCTATCTGAACGTCTACAGCTGGGT
Encoded proteins:
- a CDS encoding endonuclease/exonuclease/phosphatase family protein — translated: MPNHSRVTRRLSLKTALAAAVLLPLSHTGMSVEPAAAAEELAGPRLDTMSFNLRYASTTQPNSWAVRRPVMRALLRQEAPHVIGTQEGLHQQLLDIEADLGANYRWIGTGRAGGNRDEFMAVFYDTRRLAPVEHQHFWLSDTPEVPGSNTWGGGSIRMVTWVRFRDLQDGGREFYFLNTHLDNVSQYARERSAALIAQRIAGFDQSLPLVVTGDFNVAAHRNTVYDTMLGAGLVDTWDTAAERGELYATFHGYRPLTPGGDRIDWILATPEVTAHRASINTFSLNGQFPSDHLPVQASLTLG
- a CDS encoding rhamnogalacturonan lyase; its protein translation is MQHPQRHHRRRALRSAVTAALVAAGLTTFTGTPAQAATARQVEALDRGVVSVHVDSGNLVSWRWLGTDPNDVSFNVYRAGTKVNSTPITGSTNYFHSGAPAQADYTVRAIVGGVEQGDSVHAVQLRTGYKDVPISAPAGGTTPDGVAYTYEANDASVGDLDGDGALEFVLKWQPTNAKDNSQSGYTGNTIIDGIKLDGTRLWRIDLGRNIRSGAHYTQFQVYDYDGDGKAEIAAKTADGTVDGTGAVIGSSSADHRNSSGYILSGPEYLTMFNGRTGKAMQSVDYVPARGTVSSWGDSYGNRVDRFLAGTAYLDGARPSLIMARGYYTRSVIAAWDWRNGSFTRRWTFDTSSSTNSGRGYDGQGSHSLSVGDVDNDGKDEIVYGSMAVDDNGNALWTTRTGHGDAQHLGDLDPSTSGLEYFKVSESTSQPAELYINPANGAIRWQLAACCDNGRGVAGDVHAGNDGPEMWSASDTSIRDEAGATKGREPSSVNFLSWWDGDPVRELLDGTRIDKYGTSSDTRLLTGSGVSSNNGTKATPALSGDILGDWREEVVWRTSGNTALRIYSTPVETGTKITTLLHDPMYRTGLAWQNTAYNQPPHTSFFIGAGMPTAPRPTVYTP
- a CDS encoding helix-turn-helix transcriptional regulator, coding for MKSSRLVSILLLLQTRGRMTAAQLAEQLEVSVRTVYRDVEALGAAGVPLYGDAGHAGGYRLLDGYRTRLTGLTTDEAEALFLAGAPGPAAELGLGAVLAAAQLKVRAALPAELRAHADRVAGRFHLDAPGWYAEADDTPFLPAVADAVWNSRVLHVLYRRWAEPTDVRRRLEPYGIVLKAGRWYVVAGPAPRTYRVDQILELTAPDEEFTRPGDFDLAAYWTAYQRGFQDRLYRGEALVRLAPGASLARAVPVDGGAGDDGWTTARVPIESVEHAQGEFLRLGAAIEVLEPAELRRRMAKTVAELAERYGNVAGIGGDR